One genomic segment of Cardinium endosymbiont of Philonthus spinipes includes these proteins:
- a CDS encoding polymer-forming cytoskeletal protein yields the protein MKSTSPVTISNIIGQGSHLEGNIHTTGNLRVEGKITGGIKTKAKVVLSHTAQIEGNIVAQNAEIGGEVKGTIEVIELLVLKSTATVWGDIIASKLIFEEGACFDGKCKMGKEHKTINNYERDCLSAAPTGPSSESEEFEYVEKQSESTMTSTRSNQSMIP from the coding sequence ATGAAAAGTACAAGTCCTGTAACCATTAGCAACATCATAGGCCAGGGCTCTCACTTAGAAGGTAATATACATACTACAGGTAATTTGCGTGTAGAGGGTAAAATAACAGGTGGCATTAAGACAAAAGCAAAAGTGGTGTTGAGCCATACTGCTCAGATAGAAGGCAATATTGTAGCGCAGAATGCTGAAATTGGTGGAGAGGTCAAAGGCACGATAGAAGTGATAGAATTGCTTGTGCTTAAATCAACCGCAACCGTATGGGGCGATATTATTGCCAGCAAACTGATTTTTGAAGAGGGTGCTTGTTTTGATGGGAAATGTAAAATGGGTAAGGAACATAAAACCATTAACAACTATGAACGAGATTGTCTTTCTGCCGCTCCAACTGGCCCATCTTCTGAATCAGAAGAGTTTGAATATGTTGAAAAACAATCAGAAAGTACAATGACATCTACCCGATCTAATCAATCAATGATTCCTTAA
- a CDS encoding HU family DNA-binding protein, whose protein sequence is MTKAEVILAISRKTGLDKEDVKNTLDELFHVIQNAVIDNHRVHFSGFGSFSKKKRAKKIGRNISTNTAIVVEEHYIPFFKHSKFFAAKIKAAETV, encoded by the coding sequence ATGACCAAAGCAGAAGTAATTTTAGCAATCTCCCGTAAAACGGGACTTGACAAAGAAGATGTCAAAAACACTTTAGATGAGTTATTTCATGTTATTCAAAACGCTGTAATAGATAATCATCGGGTTCATTTTAGCGGATTTGGTAGTTTTTCTAAAAAAAAACGAGCCAAAAAAATTGGACGTAATATTAGCACCAATACAGCTATTGTTGTAGAGGAGCATTACATCCCATTTTTTAAGCATTCTAAGTTTTTTGCAGCAAAAATTAAAGCTGCTGAAACTGTATAG
- a CDS encoding BamA/TamA family outer membrane protein, with the protein MSCLHAAAYETLPIKEVIIGVSNKDKQALQKHSLYQPNTTFLGMPIKKWLYQYGKSHFNLEKIQNEITSIQQLYAYRICKAADEKAKMKLIAKRDKLIGRKEHTAKNGNRLMRMGEKPLYYNPVYVHHNEKIFLNYLHSKGYLDAEVTSKTDFQKQRVCVTYRIQQHNVYKIASTSLQINYKPIRDLLAGHNSESFIKVGCPYQYQDFVNEQERIINLLSDNGYFEFDEQYVYFKADLSKNDHTIAVTTIVGAPDTTIHKTKIGRVIVDLTSQKDQQASAIHLQTKTCQNLDFLVPSNRYPLEDLAGKIPLRPGDFYNKSKILETYERLYRTATFESISILPKIEADELVVYIHAKPYERVRLQIELGGECINLNLKRLRPTIKLNPIIRQVAGLGILNIEASIALREEFIIQTTSKLYQNIAYGLRSKFTTPRFILWLPKKTNLMLENFNPSTTLNIGYSLTKNPIYNSQKIDATLHYDWYNKHISYQFSPFKVVFDYPQTIKATAVDKLTTKLRSPSFLTSIGCIATIKAATPTLSLNALDGYRWMASIRIEHGGLFEHLTPFKQILPETFQVYKYIKFDIGYRHAFQLATDTTLACQAKLGAAKGYTAADKVHPDKQYAIGGHGSVRAWDRQMVGPGAYEGNKKEVRKGDLLLLGNIELRRKLIGHLEGALFLDMGNTWRLSKDAPPEMKFYFKTPAFAIGGGFGLRLNFYNTFVLCGDLAFPLHRPSGQPLKQLQPVFNLAIGYPF; encoded by the coding sequence ATGAGCTGTTTACATGCAGCTGCTTACGAAACGCTACCCATTAAGGAGGTAATCATAGGTGTAAGCAATAAGGATAAGCAAGCACTACAAAAACACTCTCTCTACCAGCCTAACACTACTTTTTTAGGCATGCCCATCAAAAAATGGCTTTATCAATATGGTAAAAGCCACTTCAATCTTGAAAAGATACAAAATGAGATAACATCTATTCAACAGCTATATGCATACCGCATCTGTAAAGCAGCTGATGAAAAAGCAAAAATGAAACTCATAGCCAAACGCGATAAACTTATTGGACGAAAAGAACATACAGCGAAAAATGGAAACCGCCTGATGCGTATGGGTGAAAAACCCCTATACTATAATCCAGTGTATGTACACCACAATGAAAAAATATTTTTAAATTACCTACACTCCAAAGGATATTTAGATGCTGAAGTTACCAGCAAAACTGATTTTCAAAAGCAAAGAGTATGCGTGACCTATCGCATACAGCAACACAATGTGTATAAAATTGCTTCAACAAGTTTACAGATAAACTATAAACCAATACGCGACCTATTAGCTGGCCATAATAGTGAAAGCTTTATTAAAGTAGGCTGCCCTTATCAATATCAAGATTTTGTCAACGAGCAAGAGCGCATTATCAACCTGTTGTCTGATAATGGGTACTTTGAATTTGACGAACAGTATGTATACTTTAAAGCCGATCTATCGAAAAATGACCATACCATAGCTGTAACTACTATAGTAGGTGCACCCGATACCACCATTCATAAAACAAAAATAGGACGTGTCATAGTAGATCTAACCAGCCAAAAGGATCAGCAAGCAAGTGCTATACATCTACAAACAAAAACATGTCAGAACCTTGATTTTTTGGTACCATCAAACCGATATCCCTTAGAAGATTTAGCAGGTAAAATACCGCTTAGACCTGGTGATTTTTATAATAAAAGTAAAATTCTAGAAACCTATGAACGGCTCTATCGAACTGCTACATTTGAATCGATTTCGATTTTACCCAAAATAGAAGCGGATGAATTGGTTGTTTACATTCATGCAAAGCCTTATGAACGGGTAAGGTTGCAAATAGAGTTGGGCGGGGAGTGTATTAACCTCAATCTAAAGCGGCTCCGTCCTACCATCAAGCTGAACCCTATTATAAGACAGGTTGCCGGCCTAGGTATCCTGAATATAGAAGCAAGTATTGCATTGAGAGAGGAATTCATCATACAAACCACCTCTAAGCTTTACCAAAATATTGCCTATGGATTACGCAGTAAATTTACCACACCTCGTTTTATACTCTGGCTACCCAAAAAAACCAATCTGATGCTGGAAAATTTTAATCCAAGCACTACACTGAATATTGGCTACAGTTTGACAAAAAACCCTATTTACAATAGCCAAAAAATAGATGCCACATTACATTATGATTGGTATAACAAGCATATCTCCTATCAATTTTCACCATTTAAAGTGGTATTTGATTATCCCCAAACCATAAAGGCTACAGCAGTAGACAAGCTTACAACAAAATTAAGATCACCTTCTTTTTTAACTAGCATAGGCTGCATAGCCACGATAAAAGCAGCTACCCCTACACTATCTCTAAATGCGTTGGATGGATATAGATGGATGGCTTCAATTCGTATAGAACATGGAGGATTATTTGAACATCTAACTCCCTTTAAGCAGATTTTACCCGAAACATTTCAAGTTTACAAATATATTAAATTTGATATAGGCTATCGTCATGCCTTTCAACTTGCCACAGATACGACACTAGCTTGCCAAGCTAAATTAGGTGCTGCGAAAGGCTATACGGCAGCAGATAAAGTCCATCCAGACAAACAATATGCAATAGGGGGGCATGGTAGTGTAAGGGCTTGGGATAGGCAAATGGTTGGTCCTGGTGCATACGAAGGAAATAAAAAAGAAGTACGCAAAGGGGATTTACTCTTGCTAGGCAATATAGAACTGCGTCGAAAATTAATTGGCCACCTAGAAGGAGCACTTTTCCTAGACATGGGCAATACCTGGCGGTTGTCAAAAGATGCGCCACCAGAAATGAAATTCTATTTTAAGACACCAGCTTTTGCAATAGGGGGTGGTTTTGGCTTACGGTTAAATTTCTATAATACCTTCGTACTATGTGGGGATTTAGCCTTTCCATTACATAGACCTTCTGGACAACCACTAAAGCAGTTACAACCCGTTTTCAACCTGGCCATTGGCTATCCTTTTTAA
- a CDS encoding DUF4293 family protein, which translates to MIQRIQSLYLAAASMAMVAFLRAEVWVKSDLNAVFTMRPYALIAPTGEPAIFPYGLSALLACYLMVTAAYAIIRHDNRKLQLRLIASMNGVLAMLIILMWLLIKKADTAYLLSGHASYQTAFLLPFITWIANLLARYHIKKDEQLVNEDRLR; encoded by the coding sequence ATGATTCAAAGAATTCAATCCCTCTATTTGGCTGCGGCCTCTATGGCTATGGTTGCTTTTCTCAGAGCTGAGGTTTGGGTGAAGTCAGATTTGAATGCTGTTTTTACTATGAGGCCTTATGCGCTTATTGCCCCTACGGGGGAGCCCGCCATATTCCCTTATGGTTTATCTGCTTTATTAGCCTGTTACCTTATGGTAACAGCAGCTTATGCCATCATACGGCACGATAATAGGAAGTTACAACTTCGCTTAATCGCTAGTATGAACGGAGTATTGGCTATGTTGATTATCCTGATGTGGTTATTGATTAAAAAAGCCGATACAGCCTACCTTCTGAGCGGGCATGCTAGTTATCAAACAGCCTTCCTGCTTCCCTTCATCACCTGGATAGCCAATCTATTGGCACGGTATCATATTAAAAAAGATGAACAGTTGGTCAATGAAGACCGCTTAAGATAA
- a CDS encoding ABC transporter ATP-binding protein: MLIAKEVCKSYNGYQILNQINISIHTGEMVAIMGSSGAGKTTLLHLISTLDKPDSGSLTLDGTDLLGLAGNALATFRNKKIGFVFQFHNLLPEFTLFENICMPGYIGLFPQKSVTQRANELLALLGISHRKNHLPEAVSGGERQRAAIARALINRPSIVFADEPSGNLDAQNAEVLHGLFLDLSKRLKQTVVLVTHNQSLATIADRVFLLEDGILQPAKSW; encoded by the coding sequence ATGCTTATAGCCAAAGAAGTTTGTAAGTCTTACAATGGATATCAGATCCTAAACCAAATTAATATATCGATCCATACTGGAGAAATGGTAGCCATTATGGGCTCCTCCGGGGCTGGGAAAACCACGTTATTACATCTTATATCTACACTAGATAAACCAGATAGTGGTTCCTTAACACTAGATGGAACAGATCTTCTAGGATTAGCAGGCAATGCACTGGCTACATTTAGGAATAAAAAAATAGGATTTGTTTTTCAGTTTCATAACCTGTTACCCGAATTTACGCTCTTTGAGAACATTTGTATGCCTGGTTATATTGGCTTATTTCCTCAAAAATCAGTAACACAAAGAGCCAATGAGCTGTTAGCCTTACTGGGCATTAGCCATCGCAAAAATCATCTGCCAGAGGCTGTTTCTGGCGGAGAACGACAACGGGCGGCTATAGCTCGAGCATTGATCAATAGGCCATCAATTGTGTTTGCTGATGAACCAAGTGGTAATCTTGATGCCCAAAATGCTGAGGTGTTGCATGGGCTTTTTTTAGATCTCTCTAAGCGATTAAAGCAAACGGTTGTCTTGGTAACCCATAACCAGTCATTGGCAACTATTGCAGATAGGGTTTTCTTACTAGAAGATGGTATATTGCAGCCAGCTAAAAGCTGGTAG
- the fabV gene encoding enoyl-ACP reductase FabV: MNSLIEPKVRGFLCTTAHPTGCAQNVSEQIKYVTSHAPIALGPKKVLIIGASTGYGLASRIVAAFGAKAQTIGVFFERAADDKRTASPGWYHTAAFEQAAHQAGLYAKSINGDAFSEAIKREVIALIKQDWGGEVDLVIYSLASPRRTHPQTGITFKSVLKPIGAPYSNKTIDIISGRLSTVCMEPATPQEIADTVAVMGGEDWTMWIEALLKEKLLAKTAQTVAYSYIGPQLTDPIYSKGTIGAAKKNLVAASKIIQQRLTSIHGKALIAVNKALVTQASAAIPVVPLYISLLYKIMKEKGLHEGCIEQMYRLYVDHLYRQDGQVSVDEQGLIRIDDWEMREDVQQAVAALWSKVDDNNVATLTDFVGYRHEFYKLFGFEVEGVDYTAAQAVEIPIPSLKKP; the protein is encoded by the coding sequence ATGAATAGCCTCATAGAACCAAAAGTACGTGGATTCCTATGCACTACTGCCCATCCAACAGGTTGTGCACAAAATGTAAGTGAACAAATAAAATATGTAACTAGCCATGCTCCAATTGCATTGGGTCCTAAGAAAGTACTGATCATAGGAGCATCTACAGGTTATGGCTTGGCCAGCAGAATAGTTGCCGCTTTTGGGGCTAAAGCGCAGACCATAGGTGTCTTTTTTGAACGAGCGGCTGATGATAAACGGACTGCCTCTCCTGGTTGGTACCATACAGCTGCTTTTGAGCAAGCTGCTCATCAAGCAGGGCTTTATGCTAAAAGCATTAATGGAGATGCCTTTTCAGAGGCTATCAAGCGAGAAGTCATTGCGTTAATCAAACAGGATTGGGGTGGGGAAGTAGATTTGGTTATCTATAGCCTAGCTTCTCCCCGTCGCACCCATCCCCAAACAGGCATAACCTTTAAATCTGTTTTAAAACCTATTGGGGCGCCCTATAGCAACAAAACCATTGATATAATCAGTGGTCGTCTTTCGACTGTTTGTATGGAGCCTGCAACACCTCAAGAAATAGCAGATACAGTTGCAGTTATGGGAGGTGAAGATTGGACCATGTGGATAGAAGCTTTGTTAAAGGAAAAGCTACTCGCTAAGACTGCACAAACAGTAGCGTACTCTTATATTGGGCCTCAGTTAACAGATCCGATCTATTCAAAAGGAACCATTGGAGCAGCGAAAAAAAATTTAGTAGCAGCAAGTAAAATCATACAACAACGACTCACCTCTATTCATGGAAAAGCACTTATTGCTGTCAATAAAGCGTTGGTTACACAAGCTAGTGCAGCCATACCGGTAGTACCTCTTTACATTTCATTGCTTTATAAGATCATGAAAGAAAAAGGTTTGCACGAGGGATGTATAGAGCAAATGTATAGGCTATATGTTGATCATTTGTATAGGCAAGATGGTCAGGTATCTGTAGATGAACAAGGCCTGATTCGCATAGACGATTGGGAAATGCGGGAAGATGTACAACAAGCTGTTGCTGCGCTCTGGTCAAAGGTAGACGATAACAATGTAGCTACGCTTACTGACTTTGTAGGCTACCGTCATGAATTTTATAAATTATTTGGTTTTGAAGTAGAAGGGGTGGATTATACTGCTGCGCAAGCGGTAGAGATTCCCATACCTTCTTTAAAGAAGCCTTAA
- the recA gene encoding recombinase RecA codes for MTDHTDKLKALQTTIDKLEKTYGRGAVMRLSDNHVVDIPVISTGSLGLDLALGVGGIPRGRIIEIYGPESSGKTTLSLHCIAEAQKKGGLAAFIDAEHAFDKSYAERLGIDTENLLIAQPDDGEQALEIAEHLIRSGSIDILVIDSVAALVPRSELEGDMGDSKMGLQARLMSQALRKLTGTINKTGCACIFINQLREKIGVMFGNPETTTGGNALKFYASVRLDIRSVTSLKESDGTVSGKRTRVKIVKNKVAPPFRVVEFDIVYGEGISKVGELLDIGVELGVVKKAGSWFSYEDHKLAQGREASKELLNDHPELFNKIETDIKAKIADAIDKG; via the coding sequence ATGACTGACCATACAGACAAATTAAAAGCGCTGCAAACTACCATTGATAAGCTGGAGAAAACATATGGCCGTGGGGCAGTGATGCGGTTAAGTGACAATCATGTAGTAGATATTCCCGTGATTTCCACAGGTTCTCTTGGTTTAGATCTAGCACTAGGAGTAGGTGGCATACCGCGTGGCAGAATTATTGAAATTTATGGACCAGAGTCTTCAGGAAAAACAACACTTTCTTTACACTGTATTGCAGAGGCGCAAAAAAAAGGTGGGTTGGCCGCTTTTATTGATGCGGAGCATGCCTTTGATAAAAGCTATGCAGAACGTTTGGGGATAGACACCGAAAACCTGCTTATCGCTCAACCAGATGATGGAGAACAAGCACTGGAAATAGCTGAGCATCTGATTCGTTCTGGTAGCATAGATATTTTAGTAATTGACTCTGTTGCAGCTTTGGTGCCTCGTAGTGAACTAGAGGGAGATATGGGAGATAGCAAAATGGGGTTACAAGCCCGTTTGATGTCACAAGCTTTGCGTAAACTGACCGGAACCATTAATAAAACAGGGTGTGCTTGCATTTTTATCAATCAGCTTAGGGAAAAAATTGGTGTAATGTTTGGCAATCCAGAAACCACTACTGGTGGCAATGCATTAAAATTCTATGCCTCCGTTCGTTTGGACATTCGTAGTGTTACCTCATTAAAAGAAAGTGATGGAACTGTATCTGGAAAACGGACTCGCGTTAAAATTGTAAAAAATAAAGTGGCACCGCCTTTTAGGGTAGTTGAATTTGATATTGTCTATGGGGAGGGAATTTCTAAAGTGGGGGAGCTGCTGGATATTGGTGTAGAACTGGGTGTAGTTAAGAAAGCCGGATCTTGGTTTTCCTATGAAGATCACAAGCTTGCCCAAGGGAGAGAGGCTAGCAAAGAGCTCTTAAATGATCATCCAGAGTTGTTTAACAAGATAGAAACAGATATTAAAGCAAAAATAGCCGATGCTATCGATAAGGGTTAG
- the holA gene encoding DNA polymerase III subunit delta: protein MMQSAQTVLQNLKKGIYAPIYFLQGEEAYYIDAITQYIEEQLLTPAERTFNLTITYGKECSMDTLLTQARRFPMAASLQVVIVKEAQEMADLKNTKGQQLLLHYLQRPQPTTLLVFAYKYKTIDGRSTFGKALSKQNVLVTSKKLYDQQLPGFIKSFVQNLELSITEKALYLVEAYIGNDLARIASELHKLRINLTPGSTITDHIVETYIGLHRPFNLFALQKAMMQKDYPKSYQIISVCASNAKEHAALPIVTILYNLFSKLLVLHQTKESTPAKIAQQIDVHPYFIQGYLDAVQNYTLKQTMKNITYLHQADLQLKGISANTSDYQIMKELIFKLMHP from the coding sequence ATGATGCAATCTGCACAAACTGTTCTACAAAACCTGAAAAAAGGTATATATGCTCCTATCTATTTTTTACAAGGAGAGGAAGCATACTATATTGATGCCATTACCCAATATATCGAAGAACAACTGCTTACACCAGCTGAAAGAACCTTTAACCTAACCATTACCTATGGTAAAGAATGCAGCATGGACACGCTGCTTACTCAAGCACGTCGTTTTCCAATGGCTGCTTCGCTACAAGTGGTTATTGTTAAAGAAGCGCAAGAGATGGCAGACTTAAAAAACACTAAGGGGCAACAGCTGCTGTTGCATTACTTACAGCGCCCACAGCCTACCACCCTATTGGTTTTTGCATACAAATATAAAACAATAGATGGTCGCAGTACTTTTGGCAAAGCATTAAGCAAACAAAATGTGCTGGTTACCTCTAAAAAATTATATGATCAACAGCTACCTGGCTTTATCAAATCCTTTGTACAAAACCTGGAGTTGTCTATAACAGAAAAAGCCCTCTACTTAGTAGAGGCTTATATTGGAAACGACCTAGCAAGAATCGCTAGTGAACTCCATAAATTACGTATTAACCTTACACCAGGAAGCACTATTACCGATCACATTGTAGAAACCTATATAGGGCTACATAGGCCTTTTAATCTATTTGCACTACAAAAGGCCATGATGCAAAAAGATTACCCGAAAAGTTACCAAATTATCAGTGTTTGCGCATCCAATGCAAAAGAGCATGCTGCACTACCCATTGTAACCATTTTATATAATCTTTTCTCTAAATTACTTGTATTGCATCAAACAAAAGAAAGCACCCCTGCTAAAATTGCACAACAAATTGATGTACACCCTTATTTTATACAAGGATATCTTGATGCAGTGCAAAACTATACACTAAAGCAAACCATGAAAAATATCACCTATCTCCATCAAGCAGACCTTCAATTAAAGGGAATAAGTGCCAATACCAGTGATTATCAGATTATGAAAGAATTAATCTTTAAATTGATGCACCCCTAG
- a CDS encoding M23 family metallopeptidase, whose translation MDYFERKYQLVIRNVENFAEHITPPFSYVTLITVFLSWLCVSFGLSLWLAKTVLARWMNPVYIEAENQKKILSLATTVEALEQQITYQTKFIATLQKIIQGKSKQLLPATPPATTQEPTIETVSKTPPSLPESTNHKKTVETRSPLLFPPISGMITKPFHREGNHYGVDIVAKDKDPIKAIATGIVIFADWSVDTGWVIVIQHYNNIVSICKHCAFLFKKVGNLVRAGDVVALMGNSGEISTGPHLHFELWSEGVALNPEDYINS comes from the coding sequence TTGGATTATTTCGAGCGTAAGTATCAGTTGGTGATTCGAAATGTTGAAAATTTTGCGGAGCATATAACGCCTCCTTTTAGTTATGTAACCCTCATTACAGTATTTTTATCATGGTTATGTGTGAGTTTTGGCCTTAGCTTATGGCTGGCCAAGACCGTTTTGGCTAGGTGGATGAACCCTGTCTATATAGAGGCAGAAAATCAAAAAAAAATACTTTCCTTGGCTACTACGGTAGAAGCATTAGAGCAACAGATTACATACCAAACAAAGTTTATTGCCACCTTGCAAAAAATCATTCAAGGAAAGTCTAAACAGCTGCTTCCCGCTACACCTCCTGCTACTACTCAGGAGCCGACAATAGAAACTGTATCGAAAACACCGCCATCTCTGCCTGAATCGACCAATCACAAAAAAACCGTTGAAACCAGGTCGCCTTTATTATTTCCCCCTATTAGTGGAATGATTACAAAACCATTCCATAGGGAAGGCAACCATTATGGAGTCGATATTGTGGCAAAAGACAAAGATCCTATTAAGGCTATAGCAACTGGTATCGTGATTTTTGCTGATTGGTCTGTTGATACAGGATGGGTTATTGTGATTCAACATTATAACAATATCGTTTCAATCTGTAAGCATTGTGCTTTTTTATTTAAAAAAGTTGGTAACTTGGTTAGGGCAGGTGATGTGGTGGCGCTTATGGGCAACTCTGGAGAAATTTCTACGGGGCCACATTTACACTTTGAGCTTTGGAGCGAAGGCGTTGCACTAAATCCGGAAGATTATATTAATTCCTAA